Proteins co-encoded in one Podospora pseudoanserina strain CBS 124.78 chromosome 7 map unlocalized CBS124.78p_7, whole genome shotgun sequence genomic window:
- the SCON3 gene encoding E3 ubiquitin ligase complex SCF subunit scon-3 (COG:O; EggNog:ENOG503P1T7; BUSCO:EOG09264ZWF), translating to MADSSSTTKIVLESNEGARIDVERIVAERSVLIKNLIDDLGEEAVLAEPIPIPNVNTAVLKKVIDWCKYHKNDAAQSADDDNDNRKKTTDIDEWDQKFMQVDQEMLFEIILAANYLDIKQLLDVGCKTVANMIKGKSPDEIRKTFNITNDFTPEEEEQIRRENEWAEDR from the exons ATGGCCGATTcttccagcaccaccaagatcGTGCTCGAGTCCAACGAGGGCGCCAGGATCGATGTTG AGCGTATCGTCGCCGAACGGTCGGTTCTCATCAAGAACTTGATTGACGATCTCGGAGAGGAGGCTGTTTTGGCTGAGCcgatccccatcccaaatGTCAATACTGCCGTGCTCAAAAAGGTCATTGACTGGTGCAAGTACCACAAGAATGACGCTGCTCAATCCGCCGACGATGACAACGATAATCGCAAGAAGACCACCGACATCGACGAGTGGGACCAGAAGTTCATGCAGGTGGACCAAGAGATGTTGTTCGAGATCATTTTG GCTGCCAACTATCTCGACATTAAGCAACTCCTGGACGTTGGTTGCAAGACTGTCGCCAACATGATCAAGGGCAAGTCGCCAGACGAGATCCGCAAGACATTCAACATTACAAATGACTTCACccccgaggaagaggaacaaATCCGCCGCGAGAACGAGTGGGCTGAGGATCGTTAA
- the SMP3 gene encoding alpha 1,2 mannosyltransferase (CAZy:GT22; COG:G; EggNog:ENOG503NY93) has product MWRRTYLFLVLVRLWFALSPSYLHPDENFQGPEVIAGQIFKYPVRHTWEFTSENPIRSVFPLWPVYGLPMLLLRWLWIGNGNDGEIPPIAVFWTLRVLMFVVGFVLEDWAIYELIRSPRHRRLAVLLVASSYVTWTYQTHTFSNSIESLVVAWCLVLIERIVGSPQESTVLASTVLGVVAVFGVFNRITFPAFLLIPGLRLLPYYFKNPLSFLAIVTAGLFTTGLAIALDTAFYTPHSITWSDLIHNPVLTPLNNLIYNLDPENLAKHGLHPWYQHILVNLPQLLGPGALLLFTRPQLSLRLYSAISGIVVLSISQHQEARFLLPTVPLILSSVRLPKSEKLTRIWTVSWIIFNFIFGALMGTYHQGGVIPAQVFLSKQPDATQAVWWKTYSPPIWLLNGKNEVLTTKDVMGLAGDKLLAQLTELATCDLPADRRSNEYLKEKKGTYLVAPLSATWLDGYLENKGHDGLRFREVWRYKRHLNMDDLDFGEDGVWNTLERVVGRRGLGIWRVTRTCPERRGSWR; this is encoded by the exons ATGTGGCGGAGAACGTATCTCTTTCTGGTTCTCGTTCGGCTTTGGTTTGCCCTATCACCAAGCTATCTCCATCCGGACGAGAACTTCCAAGGCCCCGAGGTTATCGCTG GGCAAATCTTCAAATACCCAGTCCGACACACCTGGGAGTTTACGAGCGAGAACCCGATCCGAAGCGTCTTCCCATTATGGCCGGTCTACGGGTTACCAATGCTTCTTTTGAGGTGGTTATGGATCGGAAACGGTAACGACGGCGAGATACCACCCATCGCTGTCTTTTGGACCCTGCGGGTCTTGATGTTTGTGGTGGGGTTCGTTTTGGAGGATTGGGCAATCTACGAGTTGATCCGGTCGCCCCGGCATAGACGACTTGCTGTTCTCTTGGTTGCGTCATCGTACGTGACATGGACATACCAGACCCATACCTTTTCGAATTCCATCGAGTCGTTGGTTGTCGCATGGTGCTTGGTGCTCATCGAGCGCATTGTTGGGAGCCCA CAGGAGAGCACCGTTCTAGCCTCGACGGTCCTTGGAGTTGTTGCCGTTTTTGGCGTGTTTAATCGTATTACCTTTCCAGCGTTTTTATTGATACCCGGGCTTCGGCTGTTGCCCTACTACTTCAAGAA ccctctttctttcctcgCGATCGTCACCGCCGGActcttcaccaccggccTAGCCATCGCTCTCGATACCGCATTCTACACCCCACACTCGATCACCTGGTCCGATCTCATCCACAACCCGGTGCTCACccctctcaacaacctcatctACAACCTCGACCCCGAGAATCTAGCCAAACATGGCCTTCACCCCTGGTACCAGCACATCCTGgtcaacctcccccagctcctcggcccaggagccctcctcctcttcacccggCCCCAGCTCTCCCTTCGCCTATATTCCGCCATTTCTGGAATCGTGGTGTTGTCCAtctcccaacaccaagaagcccgcttcctcctccccacgGTCCCCCTAATCCTCTCCTCGGTCCGCCTCCCCAAAAGCGAGAAACTCACCCGCATCTGGACCGTATCATGGATCATCTTCAACTTCATCTTTGGCGCCCTAATGGGAACCTACCACCAAGGCGGAGTAATCCCCGCCCAGGTATTTTTATCAAAACAACCCGACGCCACCCAGGCTGTATGGTGGAAAACCTATTCCCCCCCCATCTGGCTCTTGAATGGAAAAAACGAAGTTCTAACGACAAAAGATGTGATGGGGCTGGCAGGGGATAAGTTGTTGGCGCAACTAACAGAGTTGGCTACGTGCGATCTGCCGGCGGACAGGAGGAGTAACGAGTACTtaaaagagaagaaggggacgTACCTGGTCGCGCCGCTGAGCGCGACTTGGCTGGATGGGTATTTGGAGAATAAGGGGCATGATGGGTTGAGGTTTAGGGAGGTGTGGAGGTATAAGAGGCATTTGAATATGGACGATTtggattttggggaggatggggtttggAATACGCTGGAACgtgtggtggggaggagggggttggggatttggagggTTACGAGGACTTGTCCGGaacggagggggagttggcgTTAa